A window from Ignavibacteriota bacterium encodes these proteins:
- a CDS encoding histone H1 codes for MSDKYTQLVEFVKNMETDVEKFYVKGQSAAGTRVRKALSELKKMAQDMRNEVQSKKLEKKS; via the coding sequence ATGAGCGATAAGTACACACAACTCGTTGAATTTGTTAAAAATATGGAAACAGATGTTGAAAAATTCTACGTAAAAGGTCAATCCGCAGCCGGAACAAGAGTTCGTAAAGCTTTAAGCGAATTAAAGAAAATGGCTCAAGATATGAGAAATGAAGTTCAATCAAAAAAATTAGAAAAAAAATCTTAA